Below is a window of Leishmania infantum JPCM5 genome chromosome 2 DNA.
TTGCGCCGGGTATACGTGGGCaggcgaagctgcgccgctcctcggGAGATCGAGGTCCCCGCAGAGATGGTAGATTTCGTACGTGGGAGGCGTAGTCCATGCAAACAGTGGCGGCAACGGAGCCTCAGAGAGCGTGTTCGAAGGCACTGCGGCTCGCTTCCCCCgcacgtcgccgccagcgcggcgtgTGGTCGGGCTGTCCGTTATCCCTGCCGCAGGCATCCGCGCACCCGCGTGGAAGCCCTGTCGACCATTCATGGTGGTGTGAGCAGCACCCCTCAGCGCGGCGTGCGATGAGCCGCCCACCTGCGACTCGTGGAGTGGACAAGAGGCCTCCGCGCGCCGCGATGAGGACGATAGCAGCACCTCTCGCCATAGCTGCACCGCACGACTTTCACATGTACTTTctgtcgccatcgccgccgtcgtgttCAGCGGAGTCTCGCGGATGCCTGCTTGGCTTTGCTGGCTTGCTCGGGAACGCCGCCGGCTCTCCCTGCAGCTGTGCCTTGCTGCGCTGattgcagcagcggcagtggagcCACCGCAGCCTCGTTCGGCAGTGCTCTTCTGTGTGGTGGGCGTGGCACATAACCGTGCGGGATGAGGCTCATAGCGCACAATGAACAGACACCGCCAGTCGTACCCCTCTTCAGCGGCGGGGGGCTCTGACGGCACCCAGTCTTCGCCCTGCGGTGCCGTCGACGGCAGAGCTGACCTGGCGGATGTTGCTGAtgtccgccgctgccgtcgtcgttgttGCCACAGGGAGTACGCAGCGCTCCATGGAaacagccgctgcagctcactCGTAAAGGAGCTGCATGTGACCGTCACGTCCACGTCAACCGTCGCTGCGCAACCGGCCTGACTCTCCTGTGTTTCCGCGAGGTTATGTCCACGACGCTCTCGGTGTGGTGGGCGGCTTCTAATGGCACTGCTCAAGGGCCCTTCATGCGCAGGAgcaaggcggcgctgacgacggcagcgcgacgTGCGCTCTGACGGATCGCCCTGACAGTAACAGAGAAACCTGGGGGTACCGCGGAGCGAGCAGTGGCCACGCCAGGAGCGGGAGGCGGTGATGAAGCGATGCAGTCGACGCATCGGCGTGCGCTGCAAAGTATGATAACCCACGGCAAGTgtcgaaaacaaaaaaaaaactggAGAAAGAGTCGGCGGAGCACGGTcagacgtgtgtgtgcgtgtgtgcgtgtgtgcgtgtgtgtgtgcgtgtgtgcgtgtgtgtgcgtgtgtgcgtgtgtgcgtgtgtgtgtgcgtgtgtgcgtgtgtgtgtgcgtgtgtgtgatcaCAATGCACTTCACCCGCCTGTGTCTCTTTCAGGGCGTCggtctgtgtctgtgtctgtgcgtctgtgtcgtGCCGCCATGTATACAGTATCagcatacatatatatgtgtgtgcacatcGACATAGacagctgcacacacacacaccctaTGCGTCCGCGCCCGCGCCTGTGCCTTTGCCTGTGTCGTGTTGCACTGCCATGCGTAcgcatgtgtatgcgtgtatgtccATCCGTCCGTCTCTTGACACGGTCCGGTGGACGcgtggaggaagagagagacgagaagAATGGAGGATCAGCGtccaagacacacacacacggtgTGACGACATCCGCGCAAGCGCCATCGATTCTCTTCGGGTAGTAAGGCCGTGAGACATACAGAGATAGAGAGACACCGAGTCGATGGGGCACATGAGGAAAACAGGGAAGCGCACTTATCGCTGGCAACGGACGGCacgggaggaagaggggcacAGGGGGCAGGGGGCCCGTCTCAGCACGCAACTACAGACAGCTCCGCGCATGCCTGCCACACGCATCCACGCTTGCCTCTTGCGCGCTTGTCACGCGCCTCACTGACTCTTCGAGTAAGTGCGCCACTGCGGAAACAACGCACGCGTacggctgctgcatcgccgccggcacAGGGAACAGCGTCGGCGTaagcggcagcaccgtcacACGCGGCACACAGTACGCCGAGAGCAAGTACTTCAAGCCTTGATCGTCCTCCGGGGCAGAAGAGGActcgccgcacgcgcgccaaAACGCCGACGACTGCATCAAGTCCTGCAAATACATATGCAGGCGTGTGTCATCAGCGTTGGCGCCGTCTGCTTCCCGAAGCGTCgacgtcgcagcagcagtcgccaCGCAGCGATTGGGGATGTGTAGCGGGAGTAGAGTCGTGCACACGGCTTGCAGCGCAGCGGACTGCAAGTGCGTGTAGTCGCCaaagccgcagcggccgcacaCGACGACCACGTCGGTGAtacagcggcagccgcgcctttCGCTCCaggccgccgcagcctcccCCACGTCGTCACAGTAGTGGTGCCACAAGCGGTATGCGTTGGCCACCGTGCACATCTCCAGCAGCCGGCCCACCGTCTTGTGCGACAGAATTGTCTGCTCGTCGAAGGAGCCCTCGCCTGACACGACGACATCGCAGGTGTGGAACAGACATCCGCGCGGGCATCGCAGGGGGAACGCCGTTGGCTGTCCAGAAACGTGCGCGGACCATTCTGCCGGCACCGGAAGCGCGTCATCACTGCGCTGTCCGCCGCGCTTCTCCGCCGCGGTTGCCGCAGCCCGCCTTAATGAAACACTGTCCTCACTtctcagcagctgcgcgacttGCGGGGTCTCATAAAGGCCAAGCAGACCGCCAACCACGTCCGCCCCAGGCACGtagcgcgccagcagcagatAGCGGAAGAACCCGCTCATGCCCCCTGCGCCCCCACCGCCTCGGCGGTATAGCAGatcctccagcaccgccgcctctgccacaCTATCTCCCTTATCCGAACCAACGGCCATGTGCCTAGCCTCCCCCGCGGCATGTTGCGCGTGGGCCGCCGAAGCCGCATCCACAGCGGCAAGGGGCCGCCACACGCTCGCCACGATGCGTGCGGAAGCGTGCCGCATGCCCGCCTCTAGCGAGTCcagcatctgctgctgcgccgcagaggTGACGGTGCCGACCGCCGCATCCTCGGCAGCTTCTACCCCTGCACTGTCCGCATGCGCTCCAGCAGGAGGTGTACCGGCAGCTGTGGCAGGTGACAacggagcagcggcgtgtggcgcggcgcactTCTGTGGTCCAAAGGCATACGTTGCCCCGCGCGCACCAACAAGCGTGTTGTCCACGTCGCAGATCAAGCACACCTCCGTGATGtagcacgcgcgcgcaggcgacAGTGAAGagtgcggcggtggtgcggcatGCGCATCATCGCCTCCCGTACCCGTCTCGGTAGGTGGCGTCGCTGCTTCAGGCAGGTATGGAAAGATGCACTGCATCTCTGCGCCGATGCAGACGCGGGTGACGTGGGCCAAGTCCTCGCCACGGAAGGGTCTCGCGAGGCGCACCCCCGCGCCGTCGTCAACATGAGTCGGAGCTGCATGAGCATctggcaccgccgtcgatgcgcgcgcgcgtcgggCACCGTCGTGACCACAGTCCGTCGCGCGGGCGTGGGCAGCATCCACAAAGACCTCCAGCCCCAGCGCCTGCAGTGCACCGAGTCCGCCATCGTTGGTGGAGCTCCCGCCGATGCCCAGGAACAGGCGCACACCCCCGCAGCTACCCGGCGCGCTGTCCAGGGAAGGCGTTTTCGAGGCCACGTCTGCCTCCGCTTGTACATGAGCAGCCTCAGCCATGTAGGCCAACGCGTAGCGGATAAGCTCACCTACACCGTAGCTGGTCGTGCGGCCTGGGTGTCGGTCTTGTGGACGCGCGATGCGCGTCAGCCCAGCCGCCTCTGCCATCTCAACGACAAGCACGCGTCTCTCCACATCACAGGCGAAGGACACCCTGCGGGAAGCTGGTGCGGCGCTTCGTGCACCACCGGTGTCCGTCGTGATCGCGGCACCGAGGGGGCCTGTGATCGGGACGGACGCTGGAACGTATacacgctgcaggcgcaACGCGCCGCCCGACGGTGACAGGTTGGGCATGGTGCCCCACGTCATGCTCGCGTGCGTTGAGGCGTAGGTGACGCTGTCTAGCAGaccggcgccaccgtcgctcATTGGGGTGTGCAGAAACCGCACCGCGTCTGCTGGGAGGACAGAAGGGTGCTGCGCAGAAAGCAAGCTTGCGGCCAGCGGCGGTACCACCAGATGCAGCGGTGAAGACGTGGGCGATGGCACCGACACCTCCTccgacggcgccgtga
It encodes the following:
- a CDS encoding putative glycerate kinase produces the protein MPTGCARASSAIQQPVSVTLEASSSMPPSPGAAAAAASAATRSIASPVPRSPAPKRHEARQDAPHPHRPVQPPLRISALSAAIPHLGQLHHSHRHGDGASPLHVLCACDTFKGTLPSDKVGEAVEKGYWQAWAKTRSSATAQSHVLPAVTAPSEEVSVPSPTSSPLHLVVPPLAASLLSAQHPSVLPADAVRFLHTPMSDGGAGLLDSVTYASTHASMTWGTMPNLSPSGGALRLQRVYVPASVPITGPLGAAITTDTGGARSAAPASRRVSFACDVERRVLVVEMAEAAGLTRIARPQDRHPGRTTSYGVGELIRYALAYMAEAAHVQAEADVASKTPSLDSAPGSCGGVRLFLGIGGSSTNDGGLGALQALGLEVFVDAAHARATDCGHDGARRARASTAVPDAHAAPTHVDDGAGVRLARPFRGEDLAHVTRVCIGAEMQCIFPYLPEAATPPTETGTGGDDAHAAPPPHSSLSPARACYITEVCLICDVDNTLVGARGATYAFGPQKCAAPHAAAPLSPATAAGTPPAGAHADSAGVEAAEDAAVGTVTSAAQQQMLDSLEAGMRHASARIVASVWRPLAAVDAASAAHAQHAAGEARHMAVGSDKGDSVAEAAVLEDLLYRRGGGGAGGMSGFFRYLLLARYVPGADVVGGLLGLYETPQVAQLLRSEDSVSLRRAAATAAEKRGGQRSDDALPVPAEWSAHVSGQPTAFPLRCPRGCLFHTCDVVVSGEGSFDEQTILSHKTVGRLLEMCTVANAYRLWHHYCDDVGEAAAAWSERRGCRCITDVVVVCGRCGFGDYTHLQSAALQAVCTTLLPLHIPNRCVATAAATSTLREADGANADDTRLHMYLQDLMQSSAFWRACGESSSAPEDDQGLKYLLSAYCVPRVTVLPLTPTLFPVPAAMQQPYACVVSAVAHLLEESVRRVTSAQEASVDACGRHARSCL